Genomic segment of Eleutherodactylus coqui strain aEleCoq1 chromosome 1, aEleCoq1.hap1, whole genome shotgun sequence:
TTAGGGCAAAATCTGTTCAGCCTGGGGACAAGTCATTAAGATATAGAGTTCCTCAATTAAGCATCTCTATATATTGTTCTTGTAAGCTGTAGTTCTTACTCATTCTTGCTTCTTAACTCTGCTAGTTTGCTAGTAAGGAAACCCCACCTAAAGGGTGTCTCCTCTACATGCTGAGCTTCATTGTGTTCTTCTGGAGGTTCTGCCAGTACTCCTCTTGCTTCAGAGTGTTGAACAGTACTCTGTTGCCACCTGCTAGTGAATACATTCCAGAGTGCTGAGGAACTTTTCTGTGCAGGATTGTCAGAAGTGCATGACGATGAAGTCCTGCAAAAAAGCAGTAAACCTTGTTAATTCTCCTTACCGTTATCAACATTGATTTACCTTGATCATCTCTACTTAAATTAACATTTACTGTTCTGTTGCCATCTCGGGTCTTTGTTCAATTCGCTCGTCTGTCCTTTGCTCTTCTTCTTTAGTGAACAATGAAGTTACAGTTCTCCAACCAAATGTTCCTTGAACCTGGAAGCAAT
This window contains:
- the C1H1orf232 gene encoding uncharacterized protein C1orf232 homolog produces the protein MSQSFWNVYKAKVLQTFNAEEDGETLEESDTAEIIEPEIPENEDDGLNMSQIAKKVQGTFGWRTVTSLFTKEEEQRTDERIEQRPEMATEQTSSSCTSDNPAQKSSSALWNVFTSRWQQSTVQHSEARGVLAEPPEEHNEAQHVEETPFRWGFLTSKLAELRSKNE